A window of Acidobacteriota bacterium genomic DNA:
AGACGGTGACCAACACGACCACATGGGTCAAGGGACGCCACACGTTCAAGGCCGGTGTCGCGTTCGAGTACTCGGGCGAAGACGACTTCGACCAGATCAACGTCTCCGCGATTCCGGGGAGCACGAACAACCAGAACGGCCGCTTCGAGTTCTCCGACACGCGCGCCGGCGGCACGGGCACGGCGATGGCGAACCTGGCGATGGGGCGGTTCACCAACTACGCCGAACTCGGCCAGCGCAACTTCACGAAGTGGCGCGCGCTCGCGACCGACGTCTTCGTGCAGGACTCATGGCGTCCCAGCGCCAAGCTGACCGTCGAAGGTGGCGTGCGCTACGTCTACTGGCCGCCCTGGCACTCCACGACCAACAACATCGGCACGTTCAGTGAAGCCGCGTACAACCCGGCCAACGCGCCGACGGTCAACCCGGCCAACGGGCGTCTGTCCGGCGGCGTGCGCTACAACGGCGTCATCCTTCCCGGTGACGGCTTCACGGGCGACGCCGCCTCCTCGGTGGTCGCCAGCGACCCGGCGGTGCTGGCGCTGTTCGGCGGTCACCCGCGCGGCCTGTCGCAGACGCACAAGAACGTCTTCGAACCGCGCCTGGGCGTCAGCTACCAGTGGAACGAGAAGACGGTGCTGCGTGGCGCGGCGGGTGTCTTCCACAATCGCCTGCCGCTCAACGACTCGACCCTGCTCGGCGGCAACCCGCCGTTCCAGCCGCAGGCCACCGTGTCCAACGGCAGCGTGGACAACCCCGGTGGCGTCGGCGTGAACCCCGGCGACCTGCCGATCGGCATCACGGCGCAGGATCTCGTGTTCAAGTCGCCGACGTCGTACCTCTGGTCGACGGGCGTGCAGCGCGAAGTGCCGTTCGGCTTCATCGTGGACGTCACCTACGTCGGCCGGCGCGGTCTCTACCTGCAACGTGAGCGCAACATCAACCAGTTGCCGCTCGGGACGCTGAACAACCCGGCCAACGCGGGCGTCAACATCGCGGCGCTGCGGCCGTATCGCGGCTACGGCCTCATCCGTCTGTCGGAGAACGCCGGGTCGTCGACGTACAACAGCCTGCAGATCTCGGCCGACCGTCGGTACACCAACGGTCTCAAGGTGGGTGCGGCGTACACGCTGGGCAAGTCGACCGACAATGGCTCCGACAAGCGGAACGTACTCTGGAACACGTACGACGACACGCTCTACTTCGGGCCGTCGAACTTCGACAGACGCCACGTGTTCAACTTCTATTACATCTACGACCTGCCGTTCTTCCGGGACCAGAGCACGCTCGTGGGCAACCTGCTCGGTGGCTGGCAGATCTCGGGCGCGACGTTCATGCGCTCGGGCACGCCGTTCACCGTGGGTCAGACGTCGCAGGACATCGCCGGCATCGGCGACGTCAGCGTCGGCCAGCCGTGGAGCCAGACCGGGAACGCGAGCATCAACCACCAGCTCTACGACGGCACGCCCGGATCGGTGTCGCTCGACAGGAGCGTGTTCGTACGTCCGGCCAACTCCACGTTCGGCAACTCGCCGCGCAACGCCTACTACAACGCGGGCGAGATGCAGTGGGACCTGGCGCTGTTCAAGAACTTCAACCTGGGCGGCATCCGCCGCCTCCAGGTCCGCGCCGAGGCGTTCAACTTCCTCAATCACCCGAACCTCGGTGGCATCAACAGTAACCCCCTCAGCGGCGACTTCGGCCGTATCACGTCCAAGGACGGCAACCGTCGCGACATCCAGTTGAGCGTGCGGTTCCAGTTCTAGAAGCAAAAGAGGCCGGGCCTTCGGGCCCGGTCTCTTCTCCGGCAACCGGCAACCCGGCAACGGGCAACCGGCTCACTCACATGGGGACAAGGGGCCGGGCTTGCCCGGCCCCTACGAAGAACAGGGTCGACATACCGGTTGCCGGTTGCCGGTTGCCGGTCCTGTGTACACTTTCCGGATGAATCGCGTCCGGTCCTTCCTCCTCGCGGCGGCGTGTCTTGCCGTCCCCGCGCTCGGGGCGGCGCAGCCCGCCGGCACCTCGTTGGCCATCACCGGCGCCGTGCGGACGCCGCTCACGATCGACGCGCGACAGTTGGCGACGTATCCGCGTCAGACCGTCGAGGTCACGAGCCAGGAACGAACCGTCAGGTATGAAGGCGTGCTCGTGGGTACGCTGCTCGAGCGCGCCGGCGCGACTGTCGGCCCCGACCTGCGCGGTGCCGCGCTCGCTACCTACGTCGTCGCCACAGGGGCCGACGGCTATCGCGTCGTCTTCGCGATCGCGGAACTCGATCCTGCGATGTCGGCGGCCGACGTGCTGGTGGCCGACACGGCCGACGGCAAGCCGCTCACCGAAGCACAGGGTCCCTTCCGCCTCGTCACGCCGAAGGATCGCCGCGGCGCTCGCGGCGTCAGGCAGTTGCAGCGCCTCGACGTCGTACGCCTTCCGAGCCCGTGAACGTTTCTCATTCCAGGCGATTGGAAACCTCAAGGCGGCTTTCCTTCGGCCTCCGTCTGCTTGTCGCGTTGGCGTGCATGTGCGCGGCGTGGCCAGCGGCGGCGCAGGGGCCTCGCGTGGCGGCGGCGGCTGACCTGAGCGTGGCGCTCGAAGACGTTGCAGGACAGTTCACCAGAGATACAGGCGAATCGGTCACGCTCGTGTTCGGCGCGTCGGGTACGCTGACGCGGCAGATTCGCGACGGGGCGCCGTTCGAGCTGTTCCTCTCGGCCGACGAGGCGTTGGTCGCTGACCTTGCCAACCGCGGCCTCACGCGCGACGAGGGTGTGCTGTACGCGGTGGGACGACTTGCGCTGTTTGCTCCGAACGGCTCACCGCTGCGTCCCGACGAGGGACTCGACGGACTTGCGCGCCTGCTCGCCAACGGCGGTGTCACACGCTTTGCCATTGCCAACCCCGCACATGCGCCGTACGGCCGCGCCGCGGAAGCGGCACTCCGGGCACGACGACTCTGGGACGCCATCCAGCCGCGCCTCGTCCTTGGCGAGAACGTGGCGCAGGCCGCGCAGTTCGCGGCGACCGGCGACGCCGTGGGCGGCCTCATCGCGCACGCGATCGCCCTGGCGCCCGGAGTGCGTGCCCGCGGCACGTCCGCGCTGATCCCCGCCGATCTCCATCCGCCACTGCGTCAGCGCATGGTGCTCATGAAGAAGGCAGGACCGACCGCAGGGCGCTTCTACGCCTATCTCCAGTCGCCGGCGGCGCGCCGCATCTTCGAGCGCTACGGCTTCACGCTCCCTGACTGACGCGGCAGCGATGGACTGGCTTGCGCTTCGCGTCTCGTTGTCGCTCGGTGCGTGGACCGTCGCGCTCCTGCTGCCCCTCGGCGCATGGCTCGGGCATCGTCTGGCCACGCGGCCGATGCGCGGCAAGGCCTTGGTCGAAGCGCTCGTCGCCGTGCCGCTGCTGCTGCCGCCCACGGTGCTCGGCTACTACCTGCTCCAGGCCTTCAGCGTGCGATCGCCGCTCGGCGCCGCGTTCGAGCGCCTCGTGGGCCACGCGCTCGCGTTCTCGTTCGAAGGGCTCGTGCTCGCCTCGGTGATCGCCAACATCCCCTTTGTCGTCCAGCCGGCGCAGCGCGCCTTCGAGGCCATCCCGCTCAACGTCAGGGAAGTGGCCGCGTGTTGCGGCCTTTCGCCGTGGCAGCGCTTCCTCCGCGTGGAGATGCCGCTCGCGTGGCCCGGTCTCCTCACCGCCGCGATCCTGGCCTTCGCGCACACGCTCGGCGAATTCGGCGTCGTGCTCATGGTGGGCGGCAGCCTGCCGGGCGAGACGCGCACGCTCAGCATCGCCATCTACGATCGCCTCCAGGCCTTCGACGACACCGGCGCGGGCATCATGGCCGCGACGCTCCTCGCGCTCGTCATCGTGACGCTGGCGGTGACGTATCTCCTCGGCCGGCGGGTGGCCCGTCGTGGGTGATCGCGCGCTCACCGTCGCGCTCCGGCAACGCAGCCCGATCCCGCTCGACGTCGCCTTCGGCGTGGAGCCGGGCGAGGTGCTGGCGTTGTTCGGCCCGTCGGGCAGCGGCAAGACGACGGTCCTGCGGTCGATCGCCGGGTTGTACACACCGGCATCGACGCTCGTGCGTTACGGAACCGACGTGTGGTCGGACACGACGGCTGGCGTCCATGTGCCAGTCCACCTCCGCCGGCTCGGCTTCGTGCCGCAGGACGCGGCCCTGTTTCCGCACCTCGGCGTCGTCGACAACGTGACGATCGCGCTTCTGCACCTGCCGCGCGCGGAGCGCCGCGCCCGTGCGATCGACGTGCTGGAGCAGGTACACCTGTCGCACAGGCTGGGTCGCCGGCCTGCCGATCTGTCTGGCGGCGAGCGCCAGCGCCTCGCCCTGGCTCGCGCCCTGGCGCGCAACCCGCAGGTGCTGCTGCTCGACGAACCCTTTGCCGCCCTCGACCGTCGTCTTCGTCTGGCTCTCCACGCCGAACTGGCCGAGGTGCGCCGCACCCTCGACGTCCCGATCGTCCTGGTCACGCACGACCAGGACGACGTGACCCGCATGGCCGACAGGGTGGTGGAATGCCGAATGACGAATGACGAATGACGAATGACGGGGCTCGGCCTTCGGTTCCTCGAACGCCGGGCAACGCGTGGGCGGCTCGTCCAACCCCACCTCGTAGGGGCGACCCTTGTGGTCGCCCGGCCCGTCGCCGTCTGTCCGGTGCCCGGCCGTCCGGCGCCCGGTGCCCGGTGCCCGGATGTTTTGCAGTACACTCCGCGATGTCGTGCGACCTCATCGTCCGCTCATGCCGTGCTCTCGGGCACTGACGGCCGTCGCGCTGTGTTCGATCGGCGCCGCCGTGGCGATCTCGCAGCCGGCGCTGAAGACGGAGCCGCCATCGGTCTACACCGAGACGATCCCAGGGACGAAGGTGACGTTCGCGATGGTGGCGGTGCCCGGCGGCACGTTCATGCTCGGCAGTCCCGCGAGCGAACCCGGTCGCGACGCCGACGAGGGCCCCCAGGTCGAAGTGACCATCAAACCCTTCTGGATCGGCAGGACCGAGGTCACCTGGGACGAGTACGACCAGTTCGCGTTCGTCGGCAACACCGGCGCGCGCACGGGTGACGGCGGTGCGGCGGCAGACAGCGATGCCGTGAGCAAGCCGTCGCGTGCGTACGGCGACGAGGCCAAGGGCTACGGCAAGGGGAAGATGCCGGCGCTCGCGATGACGCAGCACGCGGCGATGGAGTACTGCCGCTGGCTCTCGCAGGTCACCGGCAAGGCGTATCGCCTGCCGACCGAAGCGGAGTGGGAGTACGCGGCGCGTGCCGGCGACACGGGCGCGGCACCGGCCACGCTCGACGATCAGGCCTGGCACATGGGCAACTCCAACGAGGCGCCGCACCTGGTCGCGTCGAAGACACCCAACGCCTTCGGCCTGTACGACATGCTCGGCAACGTCGCCGAGTGGACGTTCGACATGTATGCCGACGCGCGCTACGCCGAGTGGGCGCCGAAGGCCACGCAACCTGTCGCACTGCCGACAGACAAGCGCTATCCGCACGCCACGCGCGGCGGATCGTTCATCGAACCTGCCGCCAGGTTGCGCTACGCCAACCGCCAGTCGTCGCACGAGGACTGGAGCCAGCGCGATCCGCAGGTCCCGCAAAGCATCTACTGGCACACGGACGCCGACCACGTCGGCTTCCGCGTGGCCCGTGCCGTCGACGAACAACAGAACCTGAGAGGGTTCAAGAGCGCGGTGATCAAGGACAGTCCTGATCGCTGACGTCTGAGCCACACGCCACCACCGTCAGCCACGAGGTTCCCATGTCAGACCAGACCCCATCCTCTCGACGCGATTTCCTGAAGACGACGACGGCGGCTGCCGTGGGGAGCGGACTTGTCGGATGGCAGGCGATCCCGGGCGCGCATGCGCAGGGCAGCGACGAGATCCGCATCGGCCTCATCGGTGCCGGCGGGCGCGGCAGCGGCGCGGTTGCCGACGTGTTCAAGGGGCACGAGCAAGGCGGCGTGCGCCTGGTCGCCGTGGCCGACATGTTCGCTGATCGCCTGGAGCAGAGCCTCAAGCGTCTCGCGACGGCGCACGGCGACAAG
This region includes:
- a CDS encoding SUMF1/EgtB/PvdO family nonheme iron enzyme yields the protein MPCSRALTAVALCSIGAAVAISQPALKTEPPSVYTETIPGTKVTFAMVAVPGGTFMLGSPASEPGRDADEGPQVEVTIKPFWIGRTEVTWDEYDQFAFVGNTGARTGDGGAAADSDAVSKPSRAYGDEAKGYGKGKMPALAMTQHAAMEYCRWLSQVTGKAYRLPTEAEWEYAARAGDTGAAPATLDDQAWHMGNSNEAPHLVASKTPNAFGLYDMLGNVAEWTFDMYADARYAEWAPKATQPVALPTDKRYPHATRGGSFIEPAARLRYANRQSSHEDWSQRDPQVPQSIYWHTDADHVGFRVARAVDEQQNLRGFKSAVIKDSPDR
- a CDS encoding carboxypeptidase regulatory-like domain-containing protein yields the protein MGKLHVRRSLQCLTACAVLLLAGTPAFAQFERSRVAGTVRDQQGGVMPGVTVTATNLGTNRADTTITDDAGFYVLATLMPGQYSVSAELQGFKKAVRPTVQLDAAGSISLDFTLETGELSEEVTVTAEGQLLQTDVALRKTVEAKDIEQLSFNGRNPIGVAGLKAGVSGGSFNNYGTFSLSNGGWNINGSRGDENNITVDGATAVRTRSNGAIVGVQNVDTVQEVQVLTGNYMPEYGRASGGQVRIITKSGSNRFSGSAGYYYRDDKLQANTWGRNRSTNAAENSGPAAFDFKQYGYSFGGPLLKNRLFFFGAQEWAKQDATATAIITVPTAAMRRGDFSELLNPGNGFFSGARVINDPLTGQPFPGNIIPADRLSPNGIALMNLYPDPTPGFRQGSANAIITSDNPQQQRKDNIRFDWRPSSNHQLSYRFSKSSYTAIDAFRGNLPYARTDWDRPNFTTTASWTSTWRSNIVNELTFTAGRDDVFINVYTESGLYQRSRTGVNYPYIFAEKEIVDKIPTVTGTGFQDIDGGPYPASSSGPIKTVTNTTTWVKGRHTFKAGVAFEYSGEDDFDQINVSAIPGSTNNQNGRFEFSDTRAGGTGTAMANLAMGRFTNYAELGQRNFTKWRALATDVFVQDSWRPSAKLTVEGGVRYVYWPPWHSTTNNIGTFSEAAYNPANAPTVNPANGRLSGGVRYNGVILPGDGFTGDAASSVVASDPAVLALFGGHPRGLSQTHKNVFEPRLGVSYQWNEKTVLRGAAGVFHNRLPLNDSTLLGGNPPFQPQATVSNGSVDNPGGVGVNPGDLPIGITAQDLVFKSPTSYLWSTGVQREVPFGFIVDVTYVGRRGLYLQRERNINQLPLGTLNNPANAGVNIAALRPYRGYGLIRLSENAGSSTYNSLQISADRRYTNGLKVGAAYTLGKSTDNGSDKRNVLWNTYDDTLYFGPSNFDRRHVFNFYYIYDLPFFRDQSTLVGNLLGGWQISGATFMRSGTPFTVGQTSQDIAGIGDVSVGQPWSQTGNASINHQLYDGTPGSVSLDRSVFVRPANSTFGNSPRNAYYNAGEMQWDLALFKNFNLGGIRRLQVRAEAFNFLNHPNLGGINSNPLSGDFGRITSKDGNRRDIQLSVRFQF
- a CDS encoding molybdopterin-dependent oxidoreductase → MNRVRSFLLAAACLAVPALGAAQPAGTSLAITGAVRTPLTIDARQLATYPRQTVEVTSQERTVRYEGVLVGTLLERAGATVGPDLRGAALATYVVATGADGYRVVFAIAELDPAMSAADVLVADTADGKPLTEAQGPFRLVTPKDRRGARGVRQLQRLDVVRLPSP
- a CDS encoding ATP-binding cassette domain-containing protein — its product is MGDRALTVALRQRSPIPLDVAFGVEPGEVLALFGPSGSGKTTVLRSIAGLYTPASTLVRYGTDVWSDTTAGVHVPVHLRRLGFVPQDAALFPHLGVVDNVTIALLHLPRAERRARAIDVLEQVHLSHRLGRRPADLSGGERQRLALARALARNPQVLLLDEPFAALDRRLRLALHAELAEVRRTLDVPIVLVTHDQDDVTRMADRVVECRMTNDE
- the modB gene encoding molybdate ABC transporter permease subunit; translation: MDWLALRVSLSLGAWTVALLLPLGAWLGHRLATRPMRGKALVEALVAVPLLLPPTVLGYYLLQAFSVRSPLGAAFERLVGHALAFSFEGLVLASVIANIPFVVQPAQRAFEAIPLNVREVAACCGLSPWQRFLRVEMPLAWPGLLTAAILAFAHTLGEFGVVLMVGGSLPGETRTLSIAIYDRLQAFDDTGAGIMAATLLALVIVTLAVTYLLGRRVARRG
- the modA gene encoding molybdate ABC transporter substrate-binding protein, which encodes MCAAWPAAAQGPRVAAAADLSVALEDVAGQFTRDTGESVTLVFGASGTLTRQIRDGAPFELFLSADEALVADLANRGLTRDEGVLYAVGRLALFAPNGSPLRPDEGLDGLARLLANGGVTRFAIANPAHAPYGRAAEAALRARRLWDAIQPRLVLGENVAQAAQFAATGDAVGGLIAHAIALAPGVRARGTSALIPADLHPPLRQRMVLMKKAGPTAGRFYAYLQSPAARRIFERYGFTLPD